A single region of the Mus caroli chromosome 16, CAROLI_EIJ_v1.1, whole genome shotgun sequence genome encodes:
- the Gsc2 gene encoding homeobox protein goosecoid-2: MATAGSAASRRDPGRPCPFSIEHILSSLPERRPATRPPQPVGGRNPAEPDEPEAPVPAAPCACCCCCNPRAAPRGTPETSSGPGLRLAWPLRLAPATPSPLTAPRAGSPALTGTSGPGPQRRTRRHRTIFSEEQLQALEALFVQNQYPDVGTRERLAVRIRLREERVEVWFKNRRAKWRHQKRASSSSRLLPGTKKPPKESC, encoded by the exons ATGGCGACTGCAGGCAGCGCGGCCAGCCGCAGGGACCCCGGGCGACCCTGCCCTTTCTCCATCGAGCACATCCTCTCCAGCCTGCCGGAGCGCAGGCCCGCGACGCGGCCACCGCAGCCCGTCGGTGGTCGGAACCCCGCCGAGCCAGACGAACCCGAGGCTCCGGTCCCCGCTGCTCCTTgcgcctgctgctgctgctgcaaccCGCGCGCTGCGCCCCGCGGAACCCCGGAGACATCGTCCGGGCCGG GCTTGCGGCTGGCGTGGCCGCTGAGGTTGGCGCCCGCCACGCCCTCCCCCTTGACGGCGCCGAGAGCAGGCTCCCCGGCGCTGACTGGCACGAGCGGCCCCGGCCCGCAGCGGCGCACGCGGCGCCACCGTACCATCTTCAGCGAGGAGCAGCTGCAGGCGCTCGAGGCACTCTTCGTACAGAACCAGTATCCCGACGTAGGCACACGCGAACGCTTGGCGGTCCGCATCCGCCTGCGAGAGGAGCGCGTGGAG gtcTGGTTCAAGAACCGCCGGGCAAAGTGGCGACACCAAAAGCGTGCTTCCTCGTCGTCGAGGCTCCTGCCTGGGACAAAAAAACCGCCCAAGGAGAGTTGTTGA
- the Slc25a1 gene encoding tricarboxylate transport protein, mitochondrial produces MAAPRGPRALSAAAPGSGKPKLTHPGKAILAGGLAGGIEICITFPTEYVKTQLQLDERANPPRYRGIGDCVRQTVRSHGVLGLYRGLSSLLYGSIPKAAVRFGMFEFLSNHMRDAQGRLDSRRGLLCGLGAGVAEAVVVVCPMETIKVKFIHDQTSSNPKYRGFFHGVREIIREQGLKGTYQGLTATVLKQGSNQAIRFFVMTSLRNWYQGDNHNKPMNPLITGVFGATAGAASVFGNTPLDVIKTRMQGLEAHKYRNTLDCGLKILKNEGPKAFYKGTVPRLGRVCLDVAIVFIIYDEVVKLLNKVWKTD; encoded by the exons ATGGCTGCGCCTCGCGGGCCCCGCGCTCTGTCGGCCGCCGCGCCGGGGTCCGGGAAGCCCAAACTGACGCACCCCGGGAAGGCAATCCTAGCAG GCGGCCTGGCTGGAGGCATCGAAATCTGCATCACCTTCCCGACCGAATACGTGAAGACGCAGCTGCAGCTAGATGAACGAGCGAACCCACCGCGGTACCGGGGCATCG GAGACTGCGTGCGGCAAACTGTCCGCAGCCATGGCGTCCTGGGCCTGTACCGCGGCCTCAGCTCCTTGCTCTACGGCTCCATCCCCAAGGCGGCTGTCAG GTTTGGGATGTTCGAGTTCCTCAGCAACCACATGCGGGATGCCCAAGGTAGGCTCGACAGCAGGAGAGGACTATTGTGCGGTCTGGGTGCCGGCGTGGCAGAAGCAGTGGTAGTCGTGTGCCCCATGGAGACTATCAAG gTGAAGTTCATCCATGACCAGACTTCCTCCAACCCCAAGTACCGAGGATTTTTCCACGGGGTTAGAGAAATTATTCGGGAACAAG GGCTAAAGGGAACATACCAAGGCCTCACCGCTACTGTACTGAAGCAGGGCTCAAACCAAGCCATCCGATTCTTCGTCATGACCTCCCTACGCAACTGGTACCAAG GAGACAACCATAACAAGCCTATGAACCCGCTGATCACGGGGGTCTTTGGAGCTACTGCGGGTGCAGCCAGTGTCTTTGGAAACACACCTTTGGATGTGATCAAGACCAGGATGCAG GGCCTGGAGGCACACAAATACCGAAACACCCTGGACTGTGGCTTGAAGATCCTGAAGAATGAGGGGCCCAAGGC ATTCTACAAGGGCACTGTTCCCCGGCTGGGCCGAGTCTGCCTGGATGTGGCCATCGTATTCATCATCTACGATGAAGTGGTGAAGCTGCTCAATAAAGTGTGGAAGACAGACTAA